The proteins below are encoded in one region of Bos indicus x Bos taurus breed Angus x Brahman F1 hybrid chromosome 2, Bos_hybrid_MaternalHap_v2.0, whole genome shotgun sequence:
- the LOC113900421 gene encoding LOW QUALITY PROTEIN: intestinal-type alkaline phosphatase-like (The sequence of the model RefSeq protein was modified relative to this genomic sequence to represent the inferred CDS: substituted 1 base at 1 genomic stop codon), with the protein MQGACVLLLLGLRLQLSLGLIPVEEQDPAFWNRQAAQALDVAKKLQPIQTAAKNVILFLGDGMGVSTVTAARILRGHMAGKPGPETPLAMDQFPYLALSKTYNVDRDVPDSAGTTTAYLCGVKTNMRTIGVSAAARFDQCNTTRGNEVTSVMNRAKKAGKPVGVVTTTRVQQASPAGAYAHTVNRNWYSDAQMPAQAKREGCQDIAKQLVYNMDIDVILGGGRKYMFPERTPDPEYPEYSRQNGVRKDKWNLVQEWQAKHQGAQYVWNRTVLLXAANDSSVTHLMGLFEPGDMAYNIDRDTTKEPSLEEMTQAALRVLSRNPRGFFLFVEGGRIDHGHHANIAYWALTEAVMFDNAIARANELTSEADTLTLVTADHSHVFTFGGYPLHGTSIFGLADSKANVGGSYTSLLYGNGPGLQLYWGLQPDVDETESMDPNYKQQAAVPLWSETHAGEDVAVFARGPWAHLVHGVQEQTFVAHVMAFAACMEPYTMDCRPQPPTSPMDTAHQVACPSLLALLVGVLLQLLVPALH; encoded by the exons ATGCAGGGGGCctgcgtgctgctgctgctgggcctgCGGCTACAGCTCTCCCTCGGCCTCATCCCAG TCGAGGAGCAAGACCCCGCCTTCTGGAACCGCCAGGCAGCCCAGGCCCTTGATGTGGCTAAGAAGCTGCAGCCCATCCAGACAGCCGCCAAGAATGTCATCCTCTTCTTGGGCGATG GGATGGGGGTTTCCACGGTGACAGCCGCTCGGATCCTAAGGGGGCACATGGCTGGCAAGCCGGGACCTGAGACACCTCTGGCCATGGACCAGTTCCCATACCTGGCTCTGTCCAAG ACATACAACGTGGACAGAGATGTGCCTGACAGTGCAGGCACGACCACCGCCTACCTGTGTGGGGTCAAGACCAACATGAGGACCATTGGTGTAAGTGCAGCCGCCCGCTTCGACCAGTGCAACACGACACGTGGGAATGAGGTCACGTCTGTGATGAACCGGGCCAAGAAAGCAG GGAAGCCCGTGGGAGTGGTGACCACCACCAGGGTGCAGCAGGCCTCCCCAGCCGGGGCCTACGCGCACACGGTGAACCGAAACTGGTATTCTGATGCTCAAATGCCTGCCCAGGCCAAGAGGGAGGGCTGCCAGGACATCGCCAAACAGCTGGTCTACAACATGGACATTGAC GTGATCCTGGGTGGAGGCCGAAAGTACATGTTTCCTGAGAGGACCCCAGACCCTGAATACCCAGAATATAGCAGACAGAACGGAGTCCGGAAGGACAAGTGGAATCTGGTGCAGGAGTGGCAGGCCAAGCACCAG GGAGCCCAGTATGTGTGGAACCGCACGGTGCTCCTTTAGGCGGCCAATGACTCCAGTGTAACACACCTCATGG GCCTCTTTGAGCCAGGAGACATGGCCTATAACATCGACCGAGACACCACCAAGGAGCCATCCCTGGAGGAGATGACGCAGGCGGCCCTGCGAGTGCTGAGCAGAAACCCTCGGGGCTTCTTCCTCTTCGTGGAGG GAGGCCGCATTGACCATGGACATCATGCAAACATAGCTTATTGGGCGCTGACTGAGGCGGTCATGTTTGATAATGCCATTGCCAGGGCTAACGAGCTCACCAGTGAAGCAGACACACTGACCCTTGTCACCGCCGACCACTCCCATGTCTTCACTTTTGGTGGCTACCCACTTCATGGGACCTCCATTTTcg GGCTGGCTGATAGCAAGGCCAATGTCGGTGGATCCTACACCTCCCTCCTTTATGGAAATGGCCCTGGACTCCAACTGTACTGGGGCTTACAACCTGATGTGGATGAAACCGAGAGCA TGGACCCCAACTACAAGCAACAAGCCGCAGTGCCCCTATGGAGCGAGACCCACGCTGGTGAGGACGTGGCAGTGTTTGCACGAGGCCCGTGGGCACACCTGGTGCATGGCGTGCAGGAGCAGACCTTCGTGGCACATGTCATGGCCTTTGCTGCCTGCATGGAGCCCTACACCATGGACTGCCGCCCTCAGCCCCCCACCAGCCCCATGGACACTGCCCACCAGGTTGCCTGCCCATCCTTACTGGCACTGCTGGTTGGGgtcctgctgcagctgctggtgCCTGCCCTGCACTGA
- the LOC113881236 gene encoding intestinal-type alkaline phosphatase-like: MQGACVLLLLGLQLQLSLGLVPVEEEDPAFWNRQAAQALDVAKKLQPIQTAAKNVILFLGDGMGVSTVTAARILKGQMAGKPGPETPLAMDQFPYLALSKTYNVDRDVPDSAGTTTAYLCGVKTNMRTIGVSAAARFDQCNTTRGNEVTSVINRAKKAGKSVGVVTTTRVQDASPAGAYAHTVNRDWFSDADLPPDAQTYGCLDIATQLVYNMDIDVILGGGRKYMFPAGTPDPEYPDDNGVRKDKRNLVQEWQAKYQGAQYVWNRTELLKAADDSSVTHLMGLFQPGEMAYEIFRDHTTDPSLEEMTEAALRVLSRNPRGFFLFVEGGRIDHGHHANTAYWALNETIMFDNAIAKASQLTSEADTLTLVTADHSHVFTFGGYPLRGTSIFGLADGKAKDGKSYTSLLYGNGPGYRLDVGPRPDVNEKESTDPEYQQQAAVPLDSETHAGEDVAVFARGPWAHLVHGVQEQTFVAHVMAFAACVEPYTTDCHPHPHSGPSDTAHQAACPSSLALLAGALLLLLVPTLH; the protein is encoded by the exons ATGCAGGGGGCCTGCGTGTTGCTGCTGCTGGGCCTGCAGCTACAGCTCTCCCTCGGCCTTGTCCCAG TTGAGGAAGAAGACCCCGCCTTCTGGAACCGCCAGGCAGCCCAGGCTCTTGACGTGGCTAAGAAACTGCAGCCCATCCAGACAGCCGCCAAGAATGTCATCCTCTTCTTGGGTGATG GGATGGGGGTTTCCACGGTGACAGCTGCTCGGATCCTAAAGGGGCAGATGGCTGGCAAGCCGGGACCTGAGACACCCCTGGCCATGGACCAGTTCCCATACCTGGCTCTGTCCAAA ACATACAACGTGGACAGAGATGTGCCCGACAGTGCAGGCACGACCACCGCCTACCTGTGTGGGGTCAAGACCAACATGAGGACCATTGGTGTAAGTGCAGCCGCCCGCTTCGACCAGTGCAACACGACACGTGGGAATGAGGTCACGTCTGTGATAAACCGGGCCAAGAAAGCAG GGAAGTCAGTGGGAGTGGTGACCACCACCAGGGTGCAGGATGCATCCCCAGCTGGGGCCTACGCGCACACTGTGAATCGAGACTGGTTCTCTGACGCTGACCTGCCTCCCGATGCACAGACGTATGGCTGCCTGGACATCGCCACTCAGCTCGTCTACAACATGGACATTGAT GTGATCCTGGGTGGAGGCCGAAAGTACATGTTTCCTGCGGGGACCCCAGACCCTGAATACCCAGATGACAATGGAGTCCGGAAGGACAAGCGGAACCTGGTGCAGGAGTGGCAGGCCAAGTACCAG GGAGCCCAATATGTGTGGAACCGCACGGAGCTCCTTAAGGCGGCCGATGACTCCAGTGTAACACACCTCATGG GCCTCTTTCAGCCAGGAGAAATGGCCTATGAAATCTTCAGAGACCACACCACGGACCCATCCCTGGAGGAGATGACGGAGGCAGCCCTGAGAGTGTTGAGCAGAAACCCTCGGGGCTTCTTCCTCTTCGTGGAGG GAGGCCGCATTGACCATGGACATCATGCAAACACAGCTTATTGGGCGCTGAATGAGACAATCATGTTCGACAATGCCATCGCCAAGGCTAGCCAGCTCACCAGTGAAGCAGACACACTGACCCTTGTCACCGCCGACCACTCTCATGTCTTCACTTTCGGTGGCTACCCACTTCGTGGGACCTCCATTTTCG GGCTGGCCGATGGCAAGGCCAAAGATGGCAAGTCCTACACCTCCCTCCTATATGGCAATGGTCCGGGGTACCGGTTGGACGTGGGCCCACGACCTGATGTGAATGAAAAGGAGAGCA CGGACCCCGAGTACCAGCAGCAAGCTGCAGTGCCCCTAGACAGCGAGACCCACGCCGGTGAGGACGTGGCAGTGTTTGCACGAGGCCCGTGGGCACACCTGGTGCACGGCGTGCAGGAGCAGACCTTCGTGGCGCATGTCATGGCCTTTGCTGCCTGCGTGGAGCCCTACACCACCGACTGCCACCCTCACCCCCATAGTGGTCCCTCGGACACCGCCCACCAGGCTGCCTGCCCATCCTCACTGGCACTGCTGGCcggggccctgctgctgctgctggtgcccaCCCTGCACTGA